The following are encoded in a window of Mycobacterium vicinigordonae genomic DNA:
- a CDS encoding SHOCT domain-containing protein, with amino-acid sequence MLARYIKMQLLVLLCGGLVGPIFLVVYFATGFGELLSWMFYVGLLITVADVLIAIALTYYGANAQAKSEFLEQHGVLALAQIVGLTETGTRINDQQVVKVRLHVSGSGITPFESEDRVIASVTRLGNLTAGKLVVLVDPTTNEYRIDWERSALVNGLVPAQFSVEEDGRTYDLRGQAGPLLEILQILKANNIALNRMVDVRSNPGLRQQIQAVVRRSAAQQSGPAGYPTAAQASVSDRLQELDSLRASGVVNEQEYASKRAQIIAEI; translated from the coding sequence ATGCTGGCGCGGTATATCAAGATGCAACTGTTGGTGCTGTTGTGCGGAGGACTGGTCGGGCCGATCTTTTTGGTCGTGTATTTCGCGACCGGATTCGGCGAGCTGCTCTCGTGGATGTTCTATGTCGGCCTGCTGATCACCGTCGCCGATGTGTTGATCGCGATCGCGCTGACCTACTACGGGGCGAACGCGCAGGCCAAGTCGGAGTTCCTCGAGCAGCACGGCGTGCTGGCGCTGGCGCAGATCGTCGGACTCACTGAGACCGGAACCCGCATCAACGATCAGCAGGTGGTCAAGGTGCGCCTGCATGTCTCGGGGTCCGGGATCACGCCGTTTGAGAGCGAGGACCGGGTGATCGCCAGTGTCACCCGGCTCGGCAACCTGACTGCGGGCAAGCTCGTCGTGCTGGTTGATCCCACCACCAACGAGTACCGAATCGACTGGGAGCGAAGCGCATTGGTCAATGGACTGGTGCCCGCCCAGTTCAGCGTCGAGGAAGACGGACGGACCTATGATTTGCGGGGTCAGGCCGGCCCGTTGCTGGAGATCCTGCAGATCCTCAAGGCCAACAACATTGCGCTCAATCGCATGGTGGATGTGCGGTCCAACCCTGGCCTGCGTCAGCAGATCCAGGCCGTGGTGCGCCGGTCGGCCGCTCAGCAGTCGGGGCCGGCCGGGTACCCCACTGCCGCGCAGGCCTCGGTCTCCGACCGCTTGCAAGAGCTCGACTCACTGCGTGCCAGCGGTGTGGTCAACGAGCAGGAATACGCCAGCAAGCGCGCCCAGATCATCGCCGAGATCTAG
- a CDS encoding mycofactocin-coupled SDR family oxidoreductase: MAGSLQGRVAFITGAARAQGRSHAVRLAREGADIIASDICAPVSDTISYPPATPEDLDETVRAVEAEGRKVLARQADIRDDAALRQLVSDGVEQFGRLDIVIANAGVLGWGRVWELTDEQWDTVVGVNLTGTWRTLRATIPAMIEAGNGGAIVVVSSAAGLKATPGNGHYAASKFGLTGLTNTLALELGEYGIRVNSIHPYSVDTPMIEPDAMMEVFAKHPRFVHAFPPMPMQYKGFMSPDEVSDVVVWLAGAGSGTLSGTQIPVDKGALKY; this comes from the coding sequence GTGGCCGGATCACTACAGGGACGCGTCGCCTTCATCACCGGGGCGGCCCGCGCCCAGGGCCGCTCACACGCGGTGCGGCTGGCCCGCGAAGGAGCCGACATCATCGCGTCCGATATCTGCGCTCCGGTGTCGGACACCATCAGCTACCCGCCGGCGACCCCCGAGGATTTGGACGAGACCGTGCGGGCCGTGGAGGCCGAGGGGCGTAAGGTTCTGGCCCGCCAGGCCGACATCCGCGACGATGCCGCACTGCGCCAGCTGGTGTCTGACGGTGTGGAGCAGTTCGGTCGCCTCGACATCGTGATCGCCAACGCCGGCGTGCTGGGTTGGGGGCGGGTGTGGGAGCTCACCGACGAACAGTGGGACACCGTCGTCGGGGTCAATCTCACCGGCACCTGGCGCACGTTGCGGGCCACGATTCCCGCGATGATCGAGGCCGGCAACGGCGGCGCCATTGTGGTGGTCAGTTCGGCGGCCGGTCTGAAGGCCACCCCGGGCAACGGCCATTATGCGGCCAGCAAGTTCGGCCTGACCGGGCTGACCAATACGCTGGCCCTCGAACTCGGCGAATACGGCATTCGGGTGAACTCCATCCATCCCTATTCGGTCGACACCCCGATGATCGAGCCGGACGCGATGATGGAGGTGTTCGCCAAGCATCCGCGCTTCGTGCACGCCTTTCCTCCAATGCCGATGCAGTACAAGGGTTTTATGTCGCCCGACGAAGTATCCGACGTCGTCGTGTGGTTGGCCGGTGCGGGTTCCGGTACCCTTTCGGGCACCCAGATCCCGGTCGATAAGGGTGCCCTAAAGTACTGA